In Cyprinus carpio isolate SPL01 chromosome A1, ASM1834038v1, whole genome shotgun sequence, the following proteins share a genomic window:
- the LOC109067092 gene encoding myoglobin isoform X1, giving the protein MGSQEPTMADYERVLKCWGAIEADYAGHGGEVLTRLFKEHPDTLKLFPKFKGIPQSELAGDTLVASHGATVLKKLGELLRAKGDHAAILQPLATTHANKHKIALNNFRLITEVLVKVMAEKAGLDTAGQGALKRVMDCIIRDIDRYYKEIGFAG; this is encoded by the exons ACGATGGCCGATTACGAGCGGGTTCTGAAATGCTGGGGAGCCATTGAGGCCGACTACGCGGGTCATGGAGGAGAAGTTCTGACCCG TTTGTTTAAGGAGCATCCGGACACTCTGAAGCTCTTCCCGAAGTTCAAGGGCATCCCTCAGTCTGAACTGGCGGGAGACACGTTGGTGGCGTCCCACGGTGCGACTGTGCTGAAGAAGCTGGGCGAGCTGCTGAGGGCCAAAGGAGATCACGCTGCCATCCTCCAACCGCTGGCCACCACACACGCCAACAAGCACAAGATCGCCCTCAACAACTTCAGG CTGATCACTGAGGTGCTGGTGAAGGTGATGGCGGAGAAAGCGGGTCTGGACACGGCCGGACAGGGCGCGCTCAAGAGAGTCATGGACTGCATCATCCGTGACATCGACCGCTACTACAAGGAGATCGGATTCGCCGGTTAA
- the LOC109067092 gene encoding myoglobin isoform X2 — MADYERVLKCWGAIEADYAGHGGEVLTRLFKEHPDTLKLFPKFKGIPQSELAGDTLVASHGATVLKKLGELLRAKGDHAAILQPLATTHANKHKIALNNFRLITEVLVKVMAEKAGLDTAGQGALKRVMDCIIRDIDRYYKEIGFAG; from the exons ATGGCCGATTACGAGCGGGTTCTGAAATGCTGGGGAGCCATTGAGGCCGACTACGCGGGTCATGGAGGAGAAGTTCTGACCCG TTTGTTTAAGGAGCATCCGGACACTCTGAAGCTCTTCCCGAAGTTCAAGGGCATCCCTCAGTCTGAACTGGCGGGAGACACGTTGGTGGCGTCCCACGGTGCGACTGTGCTGAAGAAGCTGGGCGAGCTGCTGAGGGCCAAAGGAGATCACGCTGCCATCCTCCAACCGCTGGCCACCACACACGCCAACAAGCACAAGATCGCCCTCAACAACTTCAGG CTGATCACTGAGGTGCTGGTGAAGGTGATGGCGGAGAAAGCGGGTCTGGACACGGCCGGACAGGGCGCGCTCAAGAGAGTCATGGACTGCATCATCCGTGACATCGACCGCTACTACAAGGAGATCGGATTCGCCGGTTAA
- the LOC109103404 gene encoding putative RNA-binding protein Luc7-like 1, giving the protein MSAQAQMRAMLDQLMGTSRDGDTMRQRIKFTDERVCKSHLLESCPHDILSGTRMDLGECVKIHDLALRADYEIASKQQEYFFELDAAEHLQSFIADCDRRTELAKKRLAETQEEISAEVAAKAERVHELNEEIGKLLARAEQLGGEGNVEEAQQVLEKVEKTRTLKKEAEDIYRNSMPASSFQQQKLRVCEVCSAYLGLHDNDRRLADHFGGKLHIGFIEIREKLEKLRKAVTEKQERMRTRRREERDREEERAREWEMEKERERERERERERERERERERERDRERERRRSRSRSGERYREGGSSSSHRSRRHREDGERERDRERKHRHKDRHRSRSHSHRSKRKRSSHTRDPEPNQPQERLRENAADERWWDNGRRDMERERSPVSPDMSRMKERERSVSLERDQRSSSEERESGEI; this is encoded by the exons ATGTCGGCCCAGGCGCAGATGAGAGCCATGCTGGACCAGCTCATGGGCACGAGCAGAGATG GAGACACGATGAGACAGCGGATCAAGTTCACGGACGAGCGGGTGTGTAAGAGTCATCTGCTGGAGTCGTGTCCACATGACATACTGTCTGGAACC CGCATGGATCTGGGGGAGTGTGTGAAGATTCACGATCTCGCTTTGAGAGCAGATTACGAGATCGCATCTAAACAGCAGGAGTATTTCTTTGAGCTGGAT GCCGCAGAGCACCTGCAGTCCTTCATCGCAGACTGTGACCGAAGAACTGAACTGGCCAAGAAACGTCTGGCCGAAACGCAGGAAGAGATCAGCGCTGAAGTGGCTGCTAAG GCAGAGCGTGTGCACGAGCTGAACGAGGAGATCGGGAAGCTGCTGGCGCGTGCAGAGCAGCTGGGCGGCGAGGGGAACGTGGAGGAGGCGCAGCAGGTGCTGGAGAAGGTGGAGAAAACACGCACCCTGAAGAAAGAGGCAGAG GACATATACCGCAACTCCATGCCAGCCTCCAGCTTCCAGCAGCAGAAGCTGCGTGTGTGTGAGGTCTGCTCTGCTTACCTCGGTCTCCACGACAATGACCGCCGCCTCGCTGACCACTTTGGAGGGAAACTTCATATAGGTTTCATCGAAATCCGTGAGAAACTTGAAAAACTGAGG AAAGCTGTGACGGAGAAACAGGAGCGCATGCGCACGAGGAGAAGAGAGGAGCGTGACAGAGAAGAGGAGCGAGCCAGAGAGTgggagatggagaaagagagagaacgcGAGCGGGAgcgcgagagagaaagagagagagagcgcgagcgtgagcgagagagagacagagagagggaacgCAGGAG GTCCAGATCCAGAAGTGGTGAGCGATATCG GGAAGGAGGAAGCTCGTCCTCTCATCGCTCTCGTCGGCACCgtgaagatggagagagggaaCGAGACAGGGAGAGGAAACACAGGCACAAAGATCGCCATCGCTCTCGCTCCCACTCACACAGGAGCAAAAGGAAGAG GTCTTCCCACACCAGAGACCCGGAGCCGAATCAGCCTCAGGAGAGATTGCGGGAGAACGCCGCAGACGAGAGATGGTGGGACAACGGACGCAGggacatggagagagagagatcccCCGTCTCCCCAGACATGAGCCGAATGAAAGAGCGGGAGAGATCCGTGTCGCTGGAGAGAGATCAGCGCTCCAGCTCCGAGGAGAGAGAGTCCGGAGAGATCTAG